A stretch of DNA from bacterium:
CGCGGGGCCGGGTATTCGCGGATCGGCTGGGGACTCCTGCCGGGTCATGGTACAATGGCCCCCGCCAAGACAGCTACGGAGGTGCCCCGATGGTGGTTCCGATCTTGCGTTCGACCGAGGTGCGCGACGAGACGGCCGCCGGCGTCACCTATCACATCGCCGGCGAGCTGGTCCCCGTGCTCCAGGTGGAGCTCGGCACCGTGCCGGTCTACTTCGAACACCACATCCTGTTGTGGAAGGACCCGTCGGTCCAGATCGGCCTCCGGCCGCTCAAAGGGGCGATGAAGCGAGTCCTGTCGGGCATGCCCGTGTTCATCACACAGGCGCAGGGCCCGGGACGGATCGCCTTCAGCCGGGACGGAGCGGGACACGTGTTCGCGATGCCGATCCGGGCCGGCGAATCGCTCGAGGTCCGCGAGCACCAATTCCTCGCGGCGACCGATACGGTCGAGTACACGTTCACCCGCGTCAAGGGCGCGGCGAGCGTCCTCTTCGGCGGCACGGGATTCTTCATCGACACGTTCACGTGCCCGCGGGCCGAGGGGGTGCTCTGGCTTCACGGGTACGGCAACGTCTTCGAGCTCACGCTCGCGCCGGGTGAGCAGATCGACATCGAACCCGGGGGATGGATCTACAAGGACCGCGGCGTACAGATGCAGACGATCTTCCAGAAGGTCTCGACCGGCCTGTTCGCGAGCGCCGGCAACCTGTTTTGGAACCGGTTCACCGGACCCGGACGGGTGGCGCTCCAATCGATGTACCTGCACATGCCGACCGAGGGCTGAGCGACCGCCCGCCAAACACGGCGGGCCCGGGCGGCGACGCCCCGGGCCCGACCGTGCCGAATTCGCTTAGGCTGCCGCGCGCGAGACTAGCTGCGCGGCTTCACCGTGCGCGGCTCGGGCGCGTGACCGTCCAGCACGAACCGGCCGTCCAGGTGCTTGAGGCGCTCCATGATCCCGCCATACTCGAGTTCTTCCATGCCGAGCATCGCCGGGTTGAAGAACCCCTGCGCGCGGATCTCGGCGCCCTTCTTCACCGCCTTCGTCCGGAACACGTCCCACACCGGGTTCTTGAACAGGTCGACCGGGCCCGTCAGCACGCCGTCCCGCACGGAATACCCCGCCGCGGAGACCATCGGCAGACAATAGAAGATGCTCGAGTCGGTGTTGATCGGCACCGGCGCGAGCGGCATGTTGTGGCTGCCCCGCGTGTCGCCCGCGACGAACGGCACCTTGCTGAACGCCAGCCCGAACTCTTCCGTCGCCGGGAAGATCTTCTGGGTGCGGACGACCGCCACCGGGTCATCCTTGCCGACGTACTTGCCGGCGATGTGCTTGAGCCGCGTCGTGCTGAGCGCGGCCGCCTGCTCCTCCGGATGCGCCCGCGAGTGAATGCTCTTGACGACGAACCGGCCGGTGTCCCGGAGCAGCGTCGCCAGATCGTACAGGTCTTCCGGCGCCCGCAGCGTGATCTCCCGCTCCGCCTGCGTGTGGTTCACGTCCACCACGGTAAACGTAAACCCTTTGCCGATGTCCGGGCTCAGCAGCAGCCCCGAGCAGTACATGGGATCGCAGAACGTCAGGTACAAGAGGAGGTTGAACGCGCCCGGTTCGGTCTTGTCGGCCGTCAGCACCATGAACGGCTCGGCCGCGCGCTCCGTGATCTCCATCTCCGCGACGCCGGGCCCCATCCCCTGGACGTTGCCGGAGAATTCGCTCTTCAGCAGGTCCTGCTTCGCCCCGTAGAGGCCCTGCCGCTCCGCGATCGAGCCGGCGGCCATGAACACGTCGTACGCCAGCCGGTGGATCTCTTC
This window harbors:
- a CDS encoding fructose 1,6-bisphosphatase, giving the protein MTSSAGTDRSRVTLTAIKADVGSIGGHTQPSAEMLQAASQMLEARRGASLIDFRVTHTGDDICLLMTHRRGPASEEIHRLAYDVFMAAGSIAERQGLYGAKQDLLKSEFSGNVQGMGPGVAEMEITERAAEPFMVLTADKTEPGAFNLLLYLTFCDPMYCSGLLLSPDIGKGFTFTVVDVNHTQAEREITLRAPEDLYDLATLLRDTGRFVVKSIHSRAHPEEQAAALSTTRLKHIAGKYVGKDDPVAVVRTQKIFPATEEFGLAFSKVPFVAGDTRGSHNMPLAPVPINTDSSIFYCLPMVSAAGYSVRDGVLTGPVDLFKNPVWDVFRTKAVKKGAEIRAQGFFNPAMLGMEELEYGGIMERLKHLDGRFVLDGHAPEPRTVKPRS
- a CDS encoding AIM24 family protein, giving the protein MVVPILRSTEVRDETAAGVTYHIAGELVPVLQVELGTVPVYFEHHILLWKDPSVQIGLRPLKGAMKRVLSGMPVFITQAQGPGRIAFSRDGAGHVFAMPIRAGESLEVREHQFLAATDTVEYTFTRVKGAASVLFGGTGFFIDTFTCPRAEGVLWLHGYGNVFELTLAPGEQIDIEPGGWIYKDRGVQMQTIFQKVSTGLFASAGNLFWNRFTGPGRVALQSMYLHMPTEG